A window of Clavibacter michiganensis contains these coding sequences:
- a CDS encoding GuaB3 family IMP dehydrogenase-related protein — protein MSDVEIGRAKRARRVYAFDDIAIVPSRRTRDPQDVSVTWSIDAYQFEIPFLAAPMDSVVSPATAIAMGRCGGLGVLDLEGLWTRYEHPERLLEEIRSLPPESATARMQQIYAEPIKPELISARIAEIRAAGVVVAAALSPQRTADHYETVVAAGVDLFVIRGTTVSAEHVSKGAAPLNLKKFIYELDVPVIVGGAATYTAALHLMRTGAAGVLVGFGGGAASTTRSTLGIHAPMATALSDVAGARRDYMDESGGRYVHVIADGGLGSSGDIVKAIAVGADAVMLGSTLARATDAPGQGFHWGAEAHHSELPRGHRVRVDQVAPLEQILYGPSTTADGSANLVGALRRAMATTGYSDLKEFQRVEVVVAPYGK, from the coding sequence GTGAGTGATGTAGAGATCGGCCGCGCCAAGCGGGCCCGCCGTGTGTACGCGTTCGACGACATCGCCATCGTCCCGTCCCGTCGCACGCGCGACCCGCAGGACGTGTCGGTCACGTGGTCGATCGACGCGTACCAGTTCGAGATCCCGTTCCTCGCGGCCCCCATGGACTCCGTGGTCTCCCCGGCGACGGCCATCGCGATGGGGCGCTGCGGCGGCCTCGGCGTCCTCGACCTCGAGGGCCTCTGGACCCGGTACGAGCACCCCGAGCGCCTGCTCGAGGAGATCCGCTCGCTGCCGCCCGAGTCGGCCACCGCGCGCATGCAGCAGATCTACGCCGAGCCGATCAAGCCCGAGCTCATCTCGGCGCGCATCGCGGAGATCCGCGCGGCCGGCGTCGTCGTCGCCGCGGCGCTCTCGCCGCAGCGCACCGCCGACCACTACGAGACCGTGGTCGCGGCGGGCGTCGACCTCTTCGTCATCCGCGGCACCACCGTCTCGGCGGAGCACGTCTCCAAGGGTGCCGCCCCGCTCAACCTCAAGAAGTTCATCTACGAGCTCGACGTCCCGGTCATCGTCGGCGGCGCGGCCACCTACACGGCGGCCCTCCACCTGATGCGCACGGGCGCGGCGGGCGTGCTCGTGGGGTTCGGCGGGGGAGCGGCGTCGACGACCCGCTCGACCCTGGGGATCCACGCGCCCATGGCCACCGCGCTCTCCGACGTCGCAGGCGCTCGCCGCGACTACATGGACGAGTCCGGCGGCCGCTACGTGCACGTCATCGCCGACGGCGGCCTCGGCAGCTCGGGCGACATCGTCAAGGCCATCGCGGTCGGCGCCGACGCGGTCATGCTCGGATCCACGCTCGCCCGCGCGACCGACGCGCCCGGCCAGGGCTTCCACTGGGGCGCCGAGGCGCACCACTCCGAGCTGCCCCGCGGCCACCGCGTGCGCGTCGACCAGGTCGCGCCGCTCGAGCAGATCCTCTACGGCCCGTCCACCACGGCCGACGGCAGCGCCAACCTCGTCGGCGCGCTGCGTCGGGCGATGGCGACCACCGGCTACTCCGACCTCAAGGAGTTCCAGCGCGTCGAGGTCGTCGTCGCGCCGTACGGCAAGTAG
- the guaB gene encoding IMP dehydrogenase has translation MDQSDPFGVIGLTYDDVMLLPGHTDVIPSEADTTSRLTRNISVAAPLLSSAMDTVTEARMAIAMARQGGLGVIHRNLSIEDQAAFVDKVKRSESGMITNPVTTRPDATVAEVDALCGQFRVSGLPVVESDGTLVGIITNRDMRFVSPVQAATTHVRDVMTRTPLITGQVGIDPDHAIAIFAEHKIEKLPLVDDQGKLRGLITVKDFDKSEQYPDATKDAEGRLRVGAAIGFFGDAWQRALALVEAGVDVLVVDTANGDSKGVLDIIRRLKSDPATSHVDVIGGNVATRSGAQALIEAGADAIKVGVGPGSICTTRVVAGVGVPQVTAVYEASLAARAAGVPVIADGGLQYSGDIAKALVAGADTVMLGSLLAGCDESPGDLMFVGGKQFKSYRGMGSLGALQTRGSKTSYSKDRYFQSDVPNDDKLIPEGIEGQVPYRGSLANVVYQLTGGLRQSMFYVGARTVGELKDRGRFVRITAAGLKESHPHDVQMVVEAPNYRR, from the coding sequence TTGGACCAGTCCGACCCGTTCGGCGTCATCGGCCTCACCTACGACGACGTCATGCTCCTGCCGGGGCACACCGACGTCATCCCCAGCGAGGCGGACACCACGTCCCGCCTGACCCGCAACATCAGCGTCGCCGCACCCCTCCTCTCCTCGGCGATGGACACCGTCACCGAGGCGCGCATGGCCATCGCGATGGCGCGCCAGGGCGGTCTCGGCGTGATCCACCGCAACCTCTCCATCGAGGACCAGGCCGCCTTCGTCGACAAGGTGAAGCGCAGCGAGTCGGGCATGATCACCAACCCCGTCACCACGCGCCCCGACGCGACGGTCGCCGAGGTGGACGCGCTGTGCGGCCAGTTCCGCGTCTCCGGCCTCCCGGTGGTCGAGTCCGACGGCACGCTCGTCGGCATCATCACGAACCGCGACATGCGCTTCGTCTCGCCCGTGCAGGCCGCCACCACGCACGTGCGCGACGTGATGACCCGCACCCCGCTCATCACGGGGCAGGTCGGCATCGACCCGGACCACGCGATCGCGATCTTCGCGGAGCACAAGATCGAGAAGCTCCCGCTGGTGGACGACCAGGGCAAGCTGCGCGGCCTCATCACCGTCAAGGACTTCGACAAGTCGGAGCAGTACCCGGACGCGACGAAGGACGCCGAGGGGCGCCTCCGTGTCGGGGCGGCCATCGGCTTCTTCGGCGACGCCTGGCAGCGCGCGCTCGCGCTCGTCGAGGCCGGCGTGGACGTGCTCGTCGTCGACACCGCCAACGGCGACAGCAAGGGCGTGCTCGACATCATCCGCCGCCTGAAGTCCGACCCGGCCACCTCGCACGTCGACGTGATCGGCGGCAACGTCGCCACGCGCTCGGGTGCGCAGGCGCTCATCGAGGCGGGCGCCGACGCGATCAAGGTGGGCGTCGGCCCCGGATCCATCTGCACCACGCGCGTCGTCGCGGGCGTGGGCGTGCCGCAGGTCACCGCGGTCTACGAGGCGTCGCTCGCCGCGCGCGCGGCGGGCGTCCCCGTCATCGCGGACGGCGGCCTGCAGTACTCGGGGGACATCGCGAAGGCGCTCGTCGCCGGCGCCGACACCGTCATGCTCGGCAGCCTGCTCGCGGGCTGCGACGAGAGCCCCGGCGACCTCATGTTCGTGGGCGGCAAGCAGTTCAAGAGCTACCGCGGGATGGGATCGCTCGGCGCCCTCCAGACGCGCGGCTCGAAGACCTCGTACTCGAAGGACCGCTACTTCCAGTCCGACGTGCCGAACGACGACAAGCTCATCCCCGAGGGCATCGAGGGCCAGGTGCCCTACCGCGGGTCCCTCGCCAACGTCGTGTACCAGCTCACGGGCGGCCTGCGCCAGTCCATGTTCTACGTCGGCGCGCGCACGGTCGGCGAGCTCAAGGACCGCGGGCGCTTCGTGCGCATCACGGCGGCCGGGCTCAAGGAGTCGCACCCGCACGACGTGCAGATGGTGGTCGAGGCGCCCAACTACCGGCGCTGA
- a CDS encoding branched-chain amino acid ABC transporter permease, producing MAFACTALLLSAPSAAHADPRAAPQAVDPASAEQSLLVWVRADADKTGIAGVTVKVSGGGVEATGTTGTDGKAEVGLSAPGSFTVEVDESTIPEGAGVPRAGSSPREVDVAAGNKNVPAFFFISPDGAAAGAAGSTPAPSASAGAGTSTGGETAAPDTETGAVSGTAEPVTQNNFWKIFWPKVVTGLIFGLLLALAAIGLSLIYGTTGLNNFAHGELVTFGALMAYLFSNVLGLNPVLAIIITVVLGGAFGFVQDAALWKPLRKRRLGLVPLMIVTIGLSLALRYVFQFIFGADRLTLPNSPAPFLVVGPVSLKFTDVAGAIVSIVLLLAVAYVLLYTKIGKATRAVSDNRSLAAASGIDVEGVIRVVWIGGAALAALSGVFIAYYQSLRWDTGASILLLVFSAVVLGGLGTAFGALIGSIVIGVFINVSTMVLPENMKYVAALVVMIVILLVRPQGILGRKDRIG from the coding sequence GTGGCGTTCGCCTGCACCGCACTTCTCCTCTCGGCCCCATCGGCTGCCCACGCGGATCCACGCGCGGCGCCCCAGGCGGTCGACCCGGCGTCCGCGGAGCAGTCGCTGCTCGTGTGGGTCCGGGCGGACGCCGACAAGACCGGCATCGCCGGGGTCACCGTGAAGGTGTCGGGCGGCGGCGTCGAGGCCACCGGCACGACCGGGACGGACGGCAAGGCCGAGGTCGGCCTCAGCGCACCGGGCTCCTTCACGGTCGAGGTCGACGAGTCCACCATCCCCGAGGGCGCCGGCGTCCCTCGCGCGGGCTCGAGCCCCCGCGAGGTCGACGTGGCCGCGGGCAACAAGAACGTCCCGGCCTTCTTCTTCATCTCGCCCGACGGAGCTGCGGCCGGAGCGGCGGGATCGACGCCGGCACCGAGCGCGAGCGCGGGCGCCGGCACCTCCACCGGCGGCGAGACCGCAGCGCCGGACACCGAGACCGGCGCGGTCTCCGGCACCGCGGAGCCCGTGACCCAGAACAACTTCTGGAAGATCTTCTGGCCCAAGGTGGTGACGGGCCTCATCTTCGGCCTGCTGCTCGCCCTCGCGGCCATCGGCCTCTCCCTCATCTACGGCACCACGGGCCTCAACAACTTCGCGCACGGCGAGCTGGTGACCTTCGGCGCGCTCATGGCGTACCTCTTCAGCAACGTGCTCGGCCTCAACCCGGTGCTCGCGATCATCATCACGGTGGTCCTCGGCGGGGCCTTCGGGTTCGTGCAGGACGCGGCCCTCTGGAAGCCCCTGCGGAAGCGGCGCCTCGGGCTGGTGCCGCTCATGATCGTCACCATCGGCCTGTCGCTCGCCCTGCGCTACGTCTTCCAGTTCATCTTCGGCGCCGACCGCCTCACGCTCCCGAACAGCCCGGCGCCGTTCCTGGTCGTCGGCCCGGTGAGCCTCAAGTTCACCGACGTCGCCGGCGCGATCGTCTCGATCGTGCTGCTCCTGGCCGTCGCGTACGTGCTGCTCTACACGAAGATCGGCAAGGCCACCCGCGCCGTCTCCGACAACCGGTCGCTCGCGGCGGCGTCGGGCATCGACGTGGAGGGCGTGATCCGCGTGGTCTGGATCGGCGGTGCCGCGCTGGCCGCCCTGTCCGGCGTCTTCATCGCCTACTACCAGTCGCTGCGCTGGGACACGGGCGCGTCCATCCTGCTGCTCGTCTTCTCGGCCGTCGTCCTCGGCGGACTGGGCACGGCGTTCGGCGCACTCATCGGCTCGATCGTGATCGGCGTCTTCATCAACGTCAGCACCATGGTCCTGCCCGAGAACATGAAGTACGTGGCCGCTCTCGTGGTCATGATCGTCATCCTGCTCGTCAGGCCCCAGGGCATCCTGGGTCGGAAAGATCGGATCGGTTAG
- a CDS encoding branched-chain amino acid ABC transporter permease, whose product MNSNFIFLAIGEIFSPTTAAYALATVGLVIHFGFTGLLNFGQAGFMAIGGYAFAITAVMYGWPVWASLLAAIVASTVFALILGIPTLRLRADYLSIVTIAAAEIIRLSVKTPEFSDVTGGSEGINGAAAGFNDLNPLPEGRFGFGVLTYSADQWWIRIVGWGLVGIACLLVFLLMRSPWGRVLKGVREDEDAVRALGKNVYSYKMQALVLGGVFGGLAGVVFILPRSLQPDNYGTQLTFFLYTIMLLGGAATIFGPVIGSIIFWVTLSLSDGLLSLAVSNDWLPISSTQQGPIRFIIVGVALMLLVIFRPQGIFGKKKETHFA is encoded by the coding sequence ATGAACTCCAACTTCATCTTCCTGGCGATCGGCGAGATCTTCTCGCCGACCACCGCGGCGTACGCGCTCGCGACCGTCGGCCTCGTGATCCACTTCGGGTTCACGGGCCTGCTCAACTTCGGACAGGCCGGGTTCATGGCCATCGGCGGCTACGCGTTCGCCATCACGGCGGTCATGTACGGCTGGCCCGTCTGGGCCTCGCTCCTCGCGGCGATCGTCGCCTCCACCGTGTTCGCGTTGATCCTCGGCATCCCGACCCTGCGGTTGCGGGCGGACTACCTGAGCATCGTGACCATCGCGGCGGCCGAGATCATCCGGCTGAGCGTCAAGACGCCCGAGTTCTCCGACGTCACGGGCGGCTCCGAGGGCATCAACGGCGCGGCGGCCGGCTTCAACGACCTGAACCCGCTGCCCGAGGGCCGCTTCGGCTTCGGCGTGCTCACCTACTCCGCCGACCAGTGGTGGATCCGCATAGTCGGCTGGGGCCTCGTCGGCATCGCCTGCCTGCTGGTCTTCCTCCTCATGCGCAGCCCCTGGGGCCGCGTGCTGAAGGGCGTGCGCGAGGACGAGGACGCGGTCCGCGCGCTCGGCAAGAACGTGTACTCCTACAAGATGCAGGCGCTCGTGCTCGGCGGCGTGTTCGGCGGGCTCGCGGGCGTGGTCTTCATCCTCCCGAGGTCGCTGCAGCCCGACAACTACGGCACGCAGCTCACGTTCTTCCTCTACACGATCATGCTGCTGGGCGGTGCGGCCACGATCTTCGGGCCGGTCATCGGCTCGATCATCTTCTGGGTCACGCTGTCGCTCTCGGACGGCCTGCTCAGCCTCGCGGTGTCGAACGACTGGCTGCCCATCTCGAGCACCCAGCAGGGCCCGATCCGCTTCATCATCGTGGGCGTCGCGCTCATGCTGCTCGTGATCTTCCGACCACAGGGCATCTTCGGGAAGAAGAAGGAGACGCACTTTGCCTGA
- a CDS encoding ABC transporter ATP-binding protein — protein sequence MPDKTPVSAILDGDAAPGCAKKDPIIVAHGVSRQFGGLKAVDVDHLEIPRGSITALIGPNGAGKTTFFNLLTGFDKPNTGTWEFSGKDLAGMSAFRVARLGMVRTFQLTKALGGMTVLENMRLGATGQGGENFFSALIRPLWRKKEDEITERARGLLKKFKLDAKEEDYADSLSGGQRKLLEMARALMTKPDLVMLDEPMAGVNPALTQSLLHHILDLKTEGMSVLFVEHDMHMVNEIADWVVVMAEGRIVAEGPPSTVMSDPAVIDAYLGAHHDTDLGTLTGQREVAKDMDSDLVKSEIEKEAADK from the coding sequence TTGCCTGACAAGACCCCGGTCTCGGCCATCCTCGACGGCGATGCCGCTCCGGGCTGCGCCAAGAAGGACCCCATCATCGTCGCGCACGGCGTCAGCCGGCAGTTCGGCGGCCTGAAGGCGGTCGACGTCGACCACCTCGAGATCCCCCGCGGCTCCATCACGGCCCTCATCGGCCCGAACGGCGCCGGCAAGACCACGTTCTTCAACCTGCTGACGGGCTTCGACAAGCCGAACACCGGCACGTGGGAGTTCTCGGGGAAGGACCTCGCCGGGATGAGCGCGTTCCGCGTCGCCCGCCTCGGCATGGTCCGCACCTTCCAGCTCACCAAGGCCCTGGGCGGCATGACGGTCCTGGAGAACATGCGCCTCGGCGCCACCGGCCAGGGCGGCGAGAACTTCTTCTCCGCGCTGATCCGCCCCCTCTGGCGCAAGAAGGAGGACGAGATCACGGAGCGCGCCCGCGGGCTCCTGAAGAAGTTCAAGCTCGACGCCAAGGAGGAGGACTACGCGGACAGCCTCTCCGGCGGTCAGCGCAAGCTCCTCGAGATGGCGCGCGCGCTCATGACGAAGCCGGATCTCGTGATGCTCGACGAGCCCATGGCCGGCGTCAACCCGGCGCTGACGCAGTCGCTGCTCCACCACATCCTCGACCTCAAGACCGAGGGCATGAGCGTGCTGTTCGTCGAGCACGACATGCACATGGTCAACGAGATCGCCGACTGGGTGGTCGTGATGGCCGAGGGCCGCATCGTCGCCGAGGGCCCGCCCTCGACGGTGATGAGCGACCCGGCCGTCATCGACGCCTACCTCGGCGCCCACCACGACACCGACCTCGGCACCCTCACGGGCCAGCGCGAGGTGGCGAAGGACATGGACTCCGACCTCGTGAAGAGCGAGATCGAGAAGGAAGCGGCAGACAAGTGA
- a CDS encoding ABC transporter ATP-binding protein: MTAERVLQTTDLHAGYLPGVNILNGCNVHVDKGELVGIIGPNGAGKSTLLKAIFGQVNVRGGSIELNGQDITGLKADKLVSRGVGMVPQNNNVFPTLTIDENLQMGAYQKPKMYKERLAFVTDLFPELGKRLKQRAGSLSGGERQMVAMSRALMMDPTVLLLDEPSAGLSPVRQDETFINVAQINRAGVSVMIVEQNARRALQICDRGYVLDQGKDAYEGRGRELMNDPKVIELYLGTLAADQEKAKAAPQP; this comes from the coding sequence GTGACGGCAGAGCGGGTCCTCCAGACCACCGACCTCCACGCGGGCTACCTGCCCGGGGTCAACATCCTCAACGGGTGCAACGTGCACGTGGACAAGGGCGAGCTCGTGGGCATCATCGGCCCGAACGGCGCCGGCAAGTCCACGCTGCTGAAGGCGATCTTCGGCCAGGTGAACGTGCGCGGCGGCAGCATCGAGCTGAACGGCCAGGACATCACCGGCCTCAAGGCCGACAAGCTCGTCTCGCGCGGCGTGGGCATGGTGCCGCAGAACAACAACGTCTTCCCCACGCTCACGATCGACGAGAACCTGCAGATGGGCGCGTACCAGAAGCCGAAGATGTACAAGGAACGGCTGGCGTTCGTCACCGACCTGTTCCCGGAGCTCGGCAAGCGGCTGAAGCAGCGCGCCGGATCCCTCTCGGGCGGCGAACGCCAGATGGTCGCCATGTCGCGCGCGCTCATGATGGACCCGACGGTGCTGCTCCTCGACGAGCCGTCGGCCGGGCTCTCCCCCGTCCGGCAGGACGAGACGTTCATCAACGTGGCGCAGATCAACCGCGCGGGCGTCTCCGTGATGATCGTCGAGCAGAACGCCCGGCGCGCCCTGCAGATCTGCGACCGCGGCTACGTGCTCGACCAGGGCAAGGACGCGTACGAGGGTCGTGGGCGCGAGCTCATGAACGACCCGAAGGTCATCGAGCTGTACCTCGGCACGCTCGCCGCCGACCAGGAGAAGGCGAAGGCGGCGCCCCAGCCCTGA
- a CDS encoding ABC transporter substrate-binding protein, translating into MSAFGRVSTSRSRSARTALSAVTIAVAGALVLAGCSGGGGGEGGTTADGGLNLKIGTILPQTGSLAVLGPPEFAGVDLAVKDINDAKAGITVTNTAKDSGDTTTDIASQSATSLIADGNTAIIGAASSGVSKTFIDQVTQAGVVQLSPANTSPDFTTYADDGYYWRTAPSDVLQGRILGNKILQDGKTNVSILYMNDAYGTGLEENIKKTLEAGGATIAAEQVFEPSATDFNSAITSVLAPNPDALVVISFDEIKTIADQLASKGFDFSKFYGTDGNYGVIKETDTNVDIAGAQFTNPGVEAKEDFQTRLQDMVKAEGEPALTVFSYSAESYDGTVLLALAALQGKATDGATLKENLQSVSEGGEKCTTFADCAKLIEAGTDIDYDGLSGPITFDENGDPTEAYVSVYKYGTGNTTTFEEQVYGKLD; encoded by the coding sequence ATGAGCGCATTCGGCAGGGTTTCGACCTCCCGCTCACGATCCGCCCGCACCGCCCTCAGCGCCGTCACCATCGCGGTGGCCGGCGCCCTCGTCCTCGCCGGCTGCTCCGGCGGCGGCGGAGGCGAGGGGGGCACCACGGCCGACGGCGGCCTGAACCTCAAGATCGGCACGATCCTGCCGCAGACGGGCTCCCTCGCGGTGCTCGGCCCGCCCGAGTTCGCGGGCGTGGACCTCGCCGTGAAGGACATCAACGACGCCAAGGCCGGCATCACGGTGACCAACACGGCCAAGGACTCGGGCGACACCACGACCGACATCGCGAGCCAGTCGGCCACCTCGCTCATCGCGGACGGCAACACCGCGATCATCGGCGCCGCGTCCTCGGGCGTCTCGAAGACCTTCATCGACCAGGTCACCCAGGCCGGTGTCGTGCAGCTCTCGCCGGCGAACACCTCGCCGGACTTCACGACCTACGCGGACGACGGCTACTACTGGCGCACCGCCCCGTCGGACGTGCTCCAGGGCCGCATCCTCGGCAACAAGATCCTGCAGGACGGCAAGACCAACGTCTCGATCCTCTACATGAACGACGCGTACGGCACGGGCCTCGAGGAGAACATCAAGAAGACGCTCGAGGCGGGTGGCGCCACCATCGCCGCCGAGCAGGTCTTCGAGCCCTCCGCGACGGACTTCAACAGCGCGATCACCTCCGTGCTCGCCCCGAACCCGGATGCGCTCGTCGTCATCTCGTTCGACGAGATCAAGACCATCGCCGACCAGCTGGCGTCGAAGGGCTTCGACTTCTCGAAGTTCTACGGCACGGACGGGAACTACGGCGTCATCAAGGAGACCGACACCAACGTCGACATCGCGGGGGCGCAGTTCACGAACCCCGGTGTCGAGGCCAAGGAGGACTTCCAGACGCGCCTGCAGGACATGGTGAAGGCCGAGGGCGAGCCCGCCCTCACGGTGTTCAGCTACTCCGCCGAGTCGTACGACGGCACCGTGCTCCTCGCGCTCGCCGCGCTCCAGGGCAAGGCGACCGACGGCGCGACGCTGAAGGAGAACCTCCAGTCCGTCTCCGAGGGCGGCGAGAAGTGCACGACGTTCGCGGACTGCGCCAAGCTCATCGAGGCCGGCACCGACATCGACTACGACGGCCTCTCCGGCCCGATCACGTTCGATGAGAACGGCGACCCGACCGAGGCGTACGTCTCCGTCTACAAGTACGGCACGGGCAACACCACGACCTTCGAGGAGCAGGTCTACGGCAAGCTCGACTAG
- the rarD gene encoding EamA family transporter RarD: protein MTRPAPESSTRTGLLAAVGAYGLWGVLPVFFLLLVPAGAFEIVGWRILFSLVVCAVVITAARRWGRVVAIVRRPRILLGLGLAGHLILVNWTVYVYGTLSGHVVETALGYFINPIVTVLLGVLLLRERLRPLQWTAVGLSAVAVAVIAVGYGQLPWVSLALAGSFGLYGLVKKRVSGGADALSGLALETAWLVPAATTMLVITGAGAGLTIGTVSLGHTLLLVSTGVVTAGPLLLFGFAAGRLPLSVIGLTQYLAPLLQFAFGVFVMHEAMPPERWAGFAIVWAALVLLTVDMIRASRRPLSAARAAQTVPAVVDGI from the coding sequence GTGACGCGCCCCGCCCCGGAGTCCTCGACCCGCACCGGCCTCCTCGCCGCCGTCGGCGCGTACGGCCTGTGGGGCGTCCTCCCCGTCTTCTTCCTGCTGCTCGTCCCGGCGGGGGCGTTCGAGATCGTCGGCTGGCGGATCCTCTTCTCGCTCGTCGTGTGCGCCGTCGTCATCACGGCCGCCCGGCGCTGGGGGCGGGTGGTCGCCATCGTCCGCCGCCCGCGGATCCTCCTGGGGCTCGGCCTCGCGGGCCACCTGATCCTCGTCAACTGGACCGTGTACGTCTACGGCACGCTCTCCGGCCACGTCGTCGAGACCGCGCTCGGCTACTTCATCAACCCGATCGTCACGGTGCTGCTCGGCGTGCTCCTCCTCCGCGAGCGCCTGCGTCCGCTGCAGTGGACCGCCGTGGGCCTGTCCGCTGTGGCGGTGGCCGTCATCGCCGTCGGGTACGGGCAGCTGCCCTGGGTGTCGCTCGCGCTCGCCGGGTCGTTCGGCCTCTACGGGCTGGTGAAGAAGCGCGTGAGCGGGGGAGCGGACGCGCTCTCCGGCCTCGCGCTCGAGACGGCCTGGCTCGTGCCCGCCGCCACGACGATGCTCGTGATCACGGGCGCGGGCGCCGGGCTCACCATCGGCACGGTGTCGCTCGGGCACACGCTGCTGCTGGTCAGCACGGGCGTCGTCACCGCGGGCCCGCTCCTGCTGTTCGGCTTCGCCGCCGGGCGCCTGCCGCTCTCGGTGATCGGGCTCACGCAGTACCTGGCGCCGCTGCTGCAGTTCGCCTTCGGCGTCTTCGTGATGCACGAGGCCATGCCGCCCGAGCGGTGGGCCGGATTCGCGATCGTGTGGGCGGCGCTCGTGCTGCTCACCGTCGACATGATCCGCGCGTCCCGCCGTCCGCTTTCCGCCGCGAGGGCCGCGCAGACGGTTCCGGCGGTCGTCGACGGCATCTGA
- the groES gene encoding co-chaperone GroES — MSVSIKPLEDRIVIQQVEAEQTTASGLVIPDTAKEKPQEGEVVAVGPGRIDDNGNRVPLDVAVGDKVIYSKYGGTEVKYDGQDLLVLSARDVLAVIER; from the coding sequence GTGTCGGTCTCCATCAAGCCGCTCGAGGATCGCATCGTCATCCAGCAGGTCGAAGCCGAGCAGACCACCGCGTCTGGTCTGGTCATCCCCGACACCGCCAAGGAGAAGCCCCAGGAGGGCGAGGTCGTGGCCGTGGGCCCCGGCCGCATCGACGACAACGGCAACCGCGTCCCCCTCGACGTCGCCGTGGGCGACAAGGTCATCTACTCCAAGTACGGCGGAACCGAGGTCAAGTACGACGGCCAGGACCTCCTCGTCCTCTCCGCGCGCGACGTGCTCGCCGTCATCGAGCGCTGA
- a CDS encoding class I SAM-dependent methyltransferase: MDQTDLREVLSLEGLRLLDSLPAPAPGDDMVRMVSALRGEGHSPALVSAVLTQSRLRAKAVGKFGEFAARMLFTEAGLEQATRLPVAAQHAGRFQQAGVAHVADLGCGIGGDAMAMAAIGIRVTAVERDEVTAAVAGWNLAPFPEAEVVQGTAEAFDAGGVDGVYLDPARRTDGHSSTRRISDPDAYSPTLSAAFELAAGRAAGIKLGPGLDRDLIPSEAEAQWVSVDGQAVEMGLWFGPTRRDGIRRAALVISGGSQAELTAEADSEDAELGELGTHLYEPDGAVIRARLIGDLARSLDGRMVGEGIAWITSEREQATPFARGFRVREVLPLDEQRLKRELRARGIGTLEIKKRGVDVDPARLRTRLQLKGDGSATLIATRVGGRRVAILADRHGVDAG; this comes from the coding sequence ATGGATCAGACCGACCTCCGCGAGGTGCTCTCGCTCGAGGGGCTCCGCCTGCTCGACTCCCTCCCCGCGCCCGCGCCGGGCGACGACATGGTGCGCATGGTGAGCGCGCTGCGCGGCGAGGGGCACTCCCCGGCGCTCGTGTCCGCCGTCCTCACGCAGTCGCGGCTGCGCGCCAAGGCGGTGGGCAAGTTCGGGGAGTTCGCCGCGCGCATGCTCTTCACGGAGGCCGGGCTCGAGCAGGCGACGCGGCTGCCGGTCGCCGCGCAGCACGCGGGGCGCTTCCAGCAGGCGGGCGTGGCGCACGTCGCCGACCTCGGCTGCGGGATCGGCGGGGACGCGATGGCCATGGCGGCCATCGGGATCCGCGTCACGGCCGTCGAGCGCGACGAGGTGACCGCGGCGGTCGCCGGCTGGAACCTCGCGCCGTTCCCCGAGGCCGAGGTCGTGCAGGGCACGGCGGAGGCGTTCGACGCGGGCGGCGTCGACGGCGTCTACCTCGATCCCGCCCGGCGCACGGACGGGCACTCCTCGACCCGCCGCATCTCGGATCCGGACGCCTACTCCCCCACGCTCTCCGCCGCGTTCGAGCTCGCCGCGGGTCGCGCAGCCGGCATCAAGCTGGGACCGGGGCTCGATCGCGACCTCATCCCCTCGGAGGCCGAGGCGCAGTGGGTCTCGGTCGACGGGCAGGCCGTGGAGATGGGCCTCTGGTTCGGGCCGACGCGGCGCGACGGGATCCGGCGGGCGGCCCTCGTGATCAGCGGCGGGTCCCAGGCGGAGCTCACGGCGGAGGCCGACAGCGAGGACGCCGAGCTGGGCGAGCTGGGCACGCACCTGTACGAGCCGGACGGCGCCGTGATCCGCGCCCGCCTCATCGGCGACCTCGCGCGCTCGCTCGACGGGCGCATGGTCGGCGAGGGCATCGCGTGGATCACGTCCGAGCGCGAGCAGGCGACGCCGTTCGCGCGCGGCTTCCGGGTGCGCGAGGTGCTGCCGCTCGACGAGCAGCGGCTGAAGCGCGAGCTGCGGGCGCGCGGCATCGGGACGCTGGAGATCAAGAAGCGCGGGGTCGACGTGGATCCCGCTCGGCTGCGGACGCGTCTGCAGCTGAAGGGCGACGGGTCGGCGACGCTGATCGCGACGCGGGTCGGCGGGCGGCGGGTGGCGATCCTCGCGGACCGGCACGGGGTCGACGCGGGCTGA